The proteins below come from a single Prolixibacter sp. NT017 genomic window:
- a CDS encoding SDR family oxidoreductase → MKNKVVIITGASSGIGRALAVEFASRGAKLVLGARRTDRLQELEQELPGTEILSVKTDVSVEEECKNLIEQAVSRFGHIDILINNAGISMRANFQDMDLEVMHKVMDVNFYGTVYCTKYALPYLLESKGSLVGVISIAGHVGLPGRTAYSASKFAVRGFLDTVRIENLKKGLHVLVAAPGFTASEVRKSALTANGTAQGETPRKEEKMMTSEECALHIANAVKKRKRQLILTFVEGKFTVFLGKFFPSLLDKLTFNHMAKEPDSPIK, encoded by the coding sequence ATGAAAAATAAGGTGGTAATTATTACCGGAGCTTCTTCCGGAATTGGACGAGCACTGGCTGTGGAATTTGCTTCACGCGGCGCGAAACTGGTTTTGGGAGCACGCCGGACTGATCGTTTACAGGAACTGGAACAAGAGCTTCCGGGTACGGAAATTCTTTCGGTCAAAACGGATGTTTCGGTCGAGGAGGAGTGTAAGAACCTGATAGAACAGGCTGTTTCGCGCTTTGGGCACATCGACATACTGATTAACAATGCAGGCATTTCCATGCGGGCCAATTTTCAGGATATGGACCTGGAAGTGATGCATAAGGTGATGGATGTGAACTTCTACGGGACAGTTTATTGCACCAAATATGCTTTGCCATATTTGCTCGAAAGCAAAGGTTCGCTGGTTGGGGTGATTTCTATTGCGGGCCATGTGGGCCTACCGGGAAGAACCGCTTATTCGGCTTCGAAGTTTGCCGTTCGCGGATTTTTGGATACGGTTCGCATCGAGAACCTGAAAAAGGGACTACATGTGCTGGTCGCCGCTCCGGGCTTTACTGCTTCCGAAGTAAGAAAATCGGCGCTTACCGCTAATGGAACTGCCCAGGGGGAAACTCCGCGGAAGGAGGAGAAAATGATGACTTCGGAAGAGTGTGCCCTGCACATTGCCAATGCGGTAAAAAAAAGGAAGCGGCAGTTGATTCTCACTTTCGTGGAAGGAAAATTTACCGTTTTCCTGGGCAAGTTTTTTCCTTCGTTGCTCGACAAGTTAACCTTTAATCACATGGCCAAAGAGCCTGATTCACCTATCAAGTAA
- a CDS encoding glycoside hydrolase family 66 protein: MTGINRIYYLLIVFILAGCSKSEAPAPSPDGPDNPTTNTAVKLSTDKALYHPGDVIQFTSDKALTSSTKIRYRYLNEVIKEEDFSGKTWQWTAPDNDFTGYMVDVYETVNGKEEVYGSIGVDVSSDWTHFPRYGFLSEFSGDVTADDIDSQLAKLTRYHINGIQYYDWQNKHHMPLKMDGSQPAAEWQDIAKRDVSFDVVKGYIDKAHEYGIASMFYNLLYGAWDDYATDGVSAQWMLYNDANHQNVNKHDLDNNWALSDIFVLDPANPDWQKYIDDQTALVYQFLDFDGWHLDQLGDRGTVYDYNGQQADLPYGFSSFLNNLNQRFPNKKMVMNAVNQYGQANILSTPVKFAYTEVWSPNDKYEDLANIIQDNTKMGRAGTKTVLAAYMDYDKANSTGYFNTPGVLMTDAVIFAFGGSHLELGEHMLGKEYFPNDNLLMRTDLKEALTRYYDFQVAYENLLQGNGDFNTPSVTSLDGQININNWPPQTGSVTVTGKDLGSTQVINLLNYMDATSLNWRDASGTQPFQRVIKDLSLQIETTKTVKRVWYASPDYRYGSSEELAFKQDGSTLTCTVPEMQYWGMLVIEYN, from the coding sequence ATGACTGGAATTAATCGAATCTATTACCTACTTATCGTATTTATACTAGCAGGTTGCAGTAAATCGGAAGCACCGGCTCCTTCACCTGATGGACCGGATAATCCGACGACCAACACTGCGGTAAAACTCTCAACCGACAAAGCTTTGTATCATCCCGGCGATGTGATACAGTTTACATCTGACAAAGCATTAACTTCCTCGACTAAAATCAGATACCGGTATCTAAATGAAGTTATTAAAGAAGAAGATTTTTCCGGGAAAACATGGCAATGGACAGCTCCGGACAACGATTTTACCGGCTACATGGTGGATGTGTACGAAACGGTAAATGGAAAGGAAGAGGTATACGGAAGTATTGGTGTAGATGTCTCTTCCGACTGGACACATTTCCCACGATACGGTTTTCTTTCTGAGTTTTCGGGTGATGTGACTGCTGATGATATTGATTCACAACTGGCAAAACTCACACGCTATCACATCAATGGTATTCAATACTACGACTGGCAGAACAAGCATCACATGCCTCTAAAGATGGATGGTTCTCAACCCGCAGCTGAGTGGCAGGATATTGCCAAACGCGATGTCTCCTTCGACGTGGTGAAAGGTTACATTGACAAAGCGCACGAATACGGTATTGCTTCCATGTTTTACAATTTACTCTACGGTGCCTGGGACGATTACGCTACAGATGGCGTTTCCGCCCAGTGGATGCTTTATAACGATGCGAATCATCAGAATGTGAACAAGCACGACCTGGATAACAACTGGGCATTGAGTGACATCTTTGTCCTCGATCCGGCCAATCCCGACTGGCAGAAATACATCGACGATCAAACGGCATTGGTATATCAGTTCCTTGACTTTGACGGCTGGCATCTGGACCAGTTGGGCGATCGGGGAACAGTCTACGATTATAATGGACAGCAAGCTGACTTGCCATACGGATTCAGCTCGTTCCTGAATAATCTGAACCAACGTTTTCCGAATAAGAAAATGGTGATGAATGCGGTCAATCAATATGGTCAGGCCAATATTCTGTCGACGCCGGTTAAATTTGCTTACACCGAAGTCTGGTCACCCAACGATAAATACGAGGATCTGGCTAATATCATTCAGGACAACACTAAAATGGGCAGAGCAGGAACTAAAACTGTTTTAGCCGCGTACATGGATTACGACAAAGCCAATTCTACCGGCTACTTCAATACGCCCGGGGTTTTAATGACCGATGCCGTTATTTTCGCTTTCGGCGGAAGCCATCTGGAATTGGGAGAACACATGCTGGGCAAGGAGTATTTCCCCAATGACAACCTGCTGATGCGAACCGACTTGAAAGAGGCGTTGACTCGCTATTACGATTTTCAGGTTGCCTATGAAAACCTGCTACAAGGCAACGGCGATTTCAACACACCATCGGTAACTTCGCTCGACGGACAAATCAACATCAACAACTGGCCGCCGCAAACCGGAAGTGTTACCGTAACCGGGAAAGATTTGGGCTCAACCCAAGTCATCAACCTGCTGAATTACATGGATGCGACCAGTCTGAACTGGCGGGATGCATCGGGAACACAACCTTTTCAGCGTGTAATAAAAGACCTGTCGCTTCAAATTGAGACAACCAAAACAGTAAAAAGGGTCTGGTACGCTTCACCGGATTACCGTTACGGTTCATCCGAAGAGTTGGCATTTAAGCAAGACGGTTCTACCCTCACCTGCACCGTACCAGAAATGCAGTACTGGGGAATGTTGGTGATAGAATATAATTAG
- a CDS encoding RagB/SusD family nutrient uptake outer membrane protein, with protein MKKYIILILVTFMSVACSKDFLDKAPLDSINTANFFQTKEDAITAINGAYQPLQWPKLYNMRMWTTDIMAGNSIVGAGGGTDGIETQDEANFVTTTDNPGVLDLWRGPAPGILRCNIILQKVPDMNIDKDLKNRIIGEAKFLRGLYYFILVRFFGDVPLITVPQEPGDDLRPKRTDKAKVYEQIIADLTDAEQLLPPRSEYSGNDIGRASKGAAAGLLAKVYLTLGQWDKVVTLANEVESLGYALNPNYADNFDVNNKNSVESLFEIQYTGNAGEGFWDNTNQASWLSTFTGPRNSNMVAGGWGWNQPTQEFVDSYEPGDLRKDVTILYDGCPQFDGMDYDPGYSTTGYNLRKFLVTKSISSSYDNSPMDFPVLRYADVLLMKAEALNNLGKTTEAEAPLNEVRARAGLPAVTGLSQADFKAKVLHERRMELAFEGQRWFDLIRVDNGDYGLNFLHSIGKVNATSKFLLLPIPQKEIDANPNLTQNPGY; from the coding sequence ATGAAAAAATATATCATTCTCATATTAGTAACGTTCATGAGTGTTGCCTGTAGCAAGGACTTCCTGGATAAGGCACCGCTCGACTCTATCAATACGGCGAATTTCTTCCAAACAAAAGAAGACGCCATCACTGCCATCAACGGTGCTTATCAACCACTGCAATGGCCGAAGTTGTATAACATGCGCATGTGGACTACTGACATCATGGCTGGCAACAGTATTGTTGGTGCGGGTGGCGGAACCGATGGCATTGAAACACAAGACGAAGCCAATTTCGTTACCACGACTGATAATCCCGGCGTACTCGATCTTTGGCGTGGACCGGCCCCCGGTATTCTGCGTTGCAATATTATCCTGCAGAAAGTTCCTGATATGAACATCGACAAGGATCTGAAAAACCGGATCATCGGAGAAGCCAAATTTTTGCGTGGACTGTATTATTTCATCCTGGTTCGGTTCTTTGGTGATGTTCCGTTGATTACAGTCCCTCAGGAACCCGGAGACGACCTTCGTCCGAAGCGAACCGACAAAGCCAAAGTTTACGAGCAGATTATTGCCGACCTAACTGATGCAGAACAGTTACTTCCACCCCGCTCAGAGTATTCAGGAAACGATATCGGTCGTGCATCAAAAGGTGCAGCAGCTGGCTTGCTGGCAAAAGTATACCTGACGCTTGGACAATGGGACAAGGTGGTTACTTTGGCAAACGAAGTGGAATCACTGGGGTATGCACTCAATCCTAATTATGCCGACAATTTCGATGTAAATAATAAGAATTCGGTCGAATCACTATTCGAAATTCAGTATACAGGCAATGCCGGAGAAGGTTTCTGGGATAACACGAACCAGGCTTCCTGGTTGAGCACTTTTACCGGTCCGCGTAATTCCAACATGGTAGCCGGCGGTTGGGGATGGAACCAGCCGACCCAGGAATTTGTCGATTCATACGAACCTGGCGATCTGCGTAAAGATGTGACCATCTTGTATGATGGCTGCCCTCAGTTCGACGGAATGGATTACGATCCGGGTTATTCTACGACCGGATACAACCTTCGTAAATTCCTGGTAACCAAATCGATTTCTTCTTCATATGACAATAGCCCTATGGATTTCCCGGTCCTCCGTTATGCCGATGTTTTGTTGATGAAAGCCGAAGCACTGAACAATTTGGGAAAAACCACCGAGGCGGAAGCTCCGCTGAATGAAGTACGAGCCCGTGCCGGATTACCGGCTGTTACCGGTTTGTCGCAAGCCGATTTCAAAGCAAAAGTACTTCACGAACGCCGTATGGAGCTGGCATTCGAAGGTCAGCGCTGGTTCGATTTGATTCGCGTCGATAATGGCGATTACGGGTTGAACTTCCTGCATTCTATCGGTAAAGTGAATGCTACCAGCAAATTCCTCTTGCTGCCCATTCCGCAAAAGGAAATTGATGCCAACCCGAACCTGACACAAAATCCGGGTTACTAG
- a CDS encoding thioesterase family protein, whose product MFSFDTQYRVCYGDTDKMGVVYYGNYPRFYEIGRTDMIREIYKSYRLLEEEDKIFLPARSLHINYHKPAYYDELLTIRTVIKEMPKVKFPLVSEIYNEAGELINEGKVVLAFMDFNTGRPCKIPDQFEEILRERLGE is encoded by the coding sequence ATGTTTTCATTCGACACCCAATACCGGGTTTGTTACGGCGACACCGACAAAATGGGCGTGGTTTATTATGGCAATTACCCTCGCTTTTACGAAATCGGGCGAACGGATATGATTCGTGAAATATACAAATCGTACCGGTTGCTCGAGGAAGAGGATAAGATTTTTCTGCCCGCGCGGTCACTCCATATTAATTACCACAAGCCGGCTTATTACGACGAGTTGCTGACGATTCGTACCGTTATTAAGGAAATGCCCAAAGTGAAGTTTCCGTTGGTCTCTGAAATTTACAACGAGGCTGGGGAATTGATCAACGAAGGGAAAGTGGTACTGGCTTTCATGGATTTTAATACAGGCCGGCCGTGTAAAATTCCGGATCAATTTGAAGAAATTCTTCGCGAAAGGCTGGGAGAATAA
- a CDS encoding FecR family protein, with the protein MKKETSDHLFDKQFKESLTKDSLKKFPEEKTKDKESALAMLIGYVLKWKRREIDHSHIAEKDFQKIKHESLEIFRRSSSSGFTIRRLPRIAAAASILIILGVASYLLGEKHFFSPGDMQAQVIEFKTPRGQQSEVTLPDGTFVALNYDSKLKYHISPDKKLQEIELVGEAYFKVTHNKSRVFRVITPNMSVNVLGTQFDVRAYPEDNRTETTLLKGVVEIKDIPQKEAPVMLKPGEQWRYDKSTGKDNVIQANTNLVTTWRTGEYHFNRQPLNEIAKTLERMYKVNIHFRDAELGKEVFSGAAYKDDNIEKFFDLVNLTIPIKVQRDSTDIWIERK; encoded by the coding sequence ATGAAGAAGGAAACCTCTGATCATTTGTTTGACAAGCAATTTAAGGAAAGCCTGACGAAGGATTCTTTAAAGAAATTTCCGGAAGAGAAAACAAAGGACAAAGAATCGGCATTGGCCATGCTGATTGGCTATGTGCTGAAATGGAAAAGAAGAGAAATTGACCACTCACATATTGCAGAAAAAGATTTCCAAAAAATCAAGCACGAGTCCCTTGAGATCTTCCGCCGTTCAAGTTCATCTGGCTTTACCATCAGGCGACTTCCCCGTATTGCAGCAGCAGCTTCCATACTAATTATCCTGGGAGTAGCGAGCTATTTGCTTGGCGAAAAGCACTTCTTCTCACCTGGCGATATGCAAGCCCAGGTTATTGAATTCAAAACACCGCGTGGACAGCAGTCGGAGGTTACACTTCCCGATGGAACGTTTGTGGCGCTGAATTACGATTCCAAACTGAAATACCACATTTCGCCGGACAAAAAACTACAGGAAATCGAATTGGTTGGAGAAGCCTATTTTAAAGTGACACATAATAAATCACGCGTATTCCGGGTCATCACCCCCAATATGAGTGTCAACGTGCTGGGGACACAGTTTGACGTACGAGCATATCCGGAAGACAACCGAACGGAAACCACGCTATTGAAAGGAGTTGTGGAAATTAAAGACATTCCGCAGAAAGAAGCACCGGTGATGCTCAAGCCCGGCGAACAGTGGCGGTACGATAAGAGCACAGGAAAGGACAATGTGATACAAGCCAACACCAATTTGGTGACCACCTGGCGAACCGGAGAATATCATTTTAACCGGCAACCGTTAAACGAGATAGCCAAAACGCTGGAGCGGATGTACAAAGTAAACATACACTTCCGGGATGCAGAACTGGGCAAAGAAGTCTTCTCGGGAGCCGCCTACAAGGACGATAATATTGAAAAGTTCTTTGATTTGGTCAACCTGACGATTCCCATCAAAGTACAACGCGACAGCACTGATATATGGATTGAACGGAAATAA
- a CDS encoding TonB-dependent receptor, whose product MRLTFVILLLSLMQVSASVYSQETRLSVNLENTTLESALNQIEQQTQFVFFYNADQIQLNDRVSINANESNIEDVLNRLFEGKNISYKIIDRRIVLFPKGSNDEPSGTKQQQAHPLKGKVTNPKGEPIPGVTIVIKGTTNGTITDFNGNYSMADVPVESTLVFSFVGMKTKEIVPTGEPTLNVVMQEQTIGLDEVVAVGYGYQKKKDLTGSIVTVKTQDMESLPVPSVSDALQGRAAGVQVISQGAPGSDATIRIRGMGTINNNNPLLVIDGVPTTSGLNQLNMNDIATVQILKDASATAIYGSRGANGVVIITTKKGESGKGQINVDYSYSIQEATNMIKVLDASQFAALHNDMMANAGLEQNPAYANPSSLGKGTDWLGAVFSPAGMNNLSVSYSGGSDKSNYYVSGNILNQDGIVLNTNYKRYTVQFNSESQVFKNVKFGNRLTLNHDIKSKGDYNIGNTIKALPTQPIYNADGTYAGPEGRPSWDGDIRNPVGTARLIDNSTKGYNVRGAVYAEITLLDGLVFKSNAGLEANFWYDRTWSPKYDWKPNPQDQSYLYQSSNKNITWVWDNTLTYNKTFKDVHHLTAMVGTSAQENRFDFMNGSIQNFASDLTQQLANGTDQVTLDGNASEWSLLSYMARVNYNYADKYLVTATVRRDGSSRFGSGNKWGIFPSGSVAWRISQENFFQNIHFVDDLKIRAGIGFTGNQEIGNYSFASKLETVKYNFNDNIVSAVVPRMMPNPNVKWESQEQINLGFDATILNQRINITGDVYQKNTNDMLVPMSVPISTGYSDVDVPSINAGKMENKGAELTISSRNIDKGDFKWNTDFNISYNENKVTNLNDSIPMTTGSFNFNFAAARIAEGQPVNEFYGFVTDGIFQNQQEVDNHAVQVPGLDPYNRTSAGDIRFKDLNSDGVINDADRTYLGNPSPKFIFSLNNTFNYKGFDLSIFFQGVQGNKILNVNRVWSEGMAVAVNQTTETLKRWQKEGDQTDVPRAVFNDPNKNTRPSDRWIEDGSYLRLKNVVFGYTLPENLTTKWGINKLRVYFAGSNLYTLTNYTGFDPEVQDNGLGSGTVNGIDNGLYPVTKTFSFGVNMNF is encoded by the coding sequence ATGCGACTAACGTTCGTCATTTTACTTCTAAGCCTGATGCAGGTATCAGCCAGTGTTTATTCGCAGGAAACCCGGCTTTCGGTTAACCTCGAAAACACTACGCTGGAAAGCGCTTTGAATCAGATTGAACAGCAAACCCAGTTTGTTTTCTTTTACAATGCCGACCAGATTCAGTTGAATGATCGGGTTAGCATCAATGCGAACGAGAGTAACATCGAAGACGTTTTGAACCGGTTGTTTGAAGGAAAGAACATCAGCTACAAAATCATCGACCGGCGCATCGTCCTCTTTCCGAAAGGCAGCAACGACGAGCCCTCAGGCACGAAGCAACAACAGGCACATCCACTAAAAGGAAAAGTGACCAACCCCAAAGGAGAGCCGATTCCCGGCGTTACCATTGTTATTAAAGGCACAACCAACGGAACCATCACCGATTTTAACGGAAATTACAGTATGGCTGATGTTCCGGTCGAAAGCACATTGGTATTCTCTTTCGTAGGAATGAAAACCAAAGAAATTGTTCCTACCGGTGAGCCTACATTGAATGTCGTGATGCAGGAACAAACCATCGGTCTGGACGAAGTTGTTGCCGTAGGTTATGGTTATCAGAAGAAGAAGGATCTGACCGGTTCCATCGTTACCGTGAAAACACAGGACATGGAATCACTTCCCGTGCCAAGTGTCAGCGATGCCTTGCAGGGACGTGCAGCCGGTGTTCAGGTTATCTCGCAAGGTGCGCCCGGAAGCGACGCAACCATTCGCATTCGTGGTATGGGAACGATTAACAACAACAACCCATTGCTGGTCATCGACGGAGTTCCCACGACAAGCGGACTCAACCAGTTAAATATGAATGACATTGCGACTGTTCAGATTTTGAAAGACGCTTCTGCTACCGCGATTTATGGTTCACGAGGTGCGAACGGAGTCGTCATTATTACCACCAAGAAGGGCGAGTCCGGCAAAGGCCAGATAAACGTGGACTATAGCTACAGCATTCAGGAAGCGACCAACATGATTAAAGTGTTGGATGCGTCACAATTTGCTGCACTCCACAACGACATGATGGCCAATGCAGGTTTGGAACAGAATCCGGCGTATGCCAATCCATCTTCCTTAGGCAAAGGAACCGATTGGCTGGGAGCTGTTTTTAGTCCTGCCGGGATGAATAATCTTTCTGTCTCCTATTCAGGCGGAAGCGATAAGTCTAATTATTACGTATCCGGAAATATTCTGAACCAGGACGGAATTGTTTTGAATACCAACTACAAGCGTTACACGGTCCAGTTTAACAGTGAATCTCAGGTATTCAAGAATGTCAAATTCGGTAACCGGCTCACGTTGAATCACGACATCAAATCCAAAGGTGACTACAACATCGGCAACACCATTAAAGCATTGCCGACACAGCCTATTTACAATGCAGATGGAACCTATGCGGGGCCTGAAGGACGCCCGTCATGGGATGGTGATATCCGTAACCCTGTTGGTACAGCCAGGTTGATTGATAATTCAACGAAAGGATACAACGTTCGGGGTGCAGTTTATGCCGAAATCACCTTGCTGGATGGTTTGGTATTTAAATCGAATGCAGGTTTGGAAGCCAATTTCTGGTACGACCGGACCTGGTCGCCCAAATATGACTGGAAACCCAATCCACAGGATCAGTCTTATTTATATCAGTCTTCCAACAAGAACATTACCTGGGTTTGGGATAACACACTTACTTACAACAAAACGTTCAAAGATGTGCATCATTTGACGGCGATGGTGGGAACCAGTGCCCAGGAAAACCGCTTTGATTTCATGAACGGTTCCATTCAGAACTTTGCCAGCGATCTGACGCAGCAACTGGCCAACGGAACCGACCAGGTGACCCTTGACGGGAATGCTTCTGAATGGTCGCTTCTCTCCTACATGGCGCGGGTGAATTACAACTACGCAGACAAATACCTCGTTACTGCCACCGTTCGTCGCGATGGATCATCCCGGTTTGGTTCCGGAAACAAATGGGGTATTTTCCCGTCAGGTTCGGTTGCATGGCGTATTTCGCAGGAGAATTTCTTTCAAAACATCCACTTTGTTGATGATTTGAAGATTCGGGCAGGTATCGGCTTTACCGGAAACCAGGAAATCGGAAACTATTCTTTTGCCTCGAAACTGGAGACGGTAAAATATAACTTCAACGATAACATTGTCAGTGCCGTTGTGCCGAGGATGATGCCCAATCCCAATGTGAAATGGGAGTCTCAGGAGCAAATCAACCTGGGGTTTGATGCAACAATTCTGAATCAGCGAATCAACATTACTGGTGACGTTTATCAGAAGAATACCAATGACATGTTGGTTCCTATGTCGGTTCCGATTTCAACCGGTTATTCCGATGTAGACGTTCCGTCTATCAATGCCGGTAAAATGGAGAACAAGGGAGCTGAGCTAACAATTTCCTCCCGGAACATTGACAAAGGTGATTTCAAATGGAACACAGATTTCAATATCTCCTACAATGAAAATAAAGTGACCAATCTGAATGATTCCATTCCGATGACCACTGGTAGTTTCAACTTCAATTTCGCGGCAGCACGTATCGCGGAAGGACAGCCGGTAAACGAGTTTTACGGATTCGTAACGGATGGAATCTTCCAAAATCAGCAGGAAGTTGATAATCATGCCGTGCAGGTTCCCGGGTTGGATCCTTATAACCGCACCTCAGCCGGTGATATTCGTTTCAAGGACCTGAACAGTGACGGTGTTATCAATGATGCCGACCGCACCTATCTGGGAAACCCAAGCCCGAAATTTATCTTTTCACTTAATAACACCTTTAACTACAAAGGATTTGACCTTTCGATCTTCTTCCAGGGAGTGCAAGGAAATAAAATTCTGAATGTCAATCGTGTTTGGAGCGAAGGAATGGCTGTTGCAGTTAATCAGACAACAGAAACATTGAAACGTTGGCAAAAAGAAGGCGATCAAACCGATGTTCCCCGCGCCGTTTTCAACGACCCGAACAAGAACACACGTCCTTCCGACCGTTGGATCGAGGACGGTTCGTACCTGAGGTTGAAGAACGTGGTATTTGGATATACTCTTCCGGAAAATCTGACTACGAAATGGGGAATCAACAAGTTAAGAGTTTATTTCGCTGGCTCAAACCTTTACACGTTAACCAACTATACAGGTTTTGACCCGGAAGTACAGGATAACGGCCTGGGATCCGGAACGGTTAACGGTATTGACAATGGCTTGTATCCGGTGACCAAAACATTCAGTTTCGGCGTCAACATGAATTTCTAA
- a CDS encoding SusF/SusE family outer membrane protein translates to MKKFNIHIFQRKRAGLNIGYLTLVVLLGISSVFMMNSCTKDEPVNITMGEPVAISTSADNVVLSQKNDANVAVSINWTTGSNQGTGSSISYTLDIDQDGNGFANAKSYNMGKAVYKRDFTVAELNDLLLNYWGIQPGTAVSLEARVTAKIANENVPDDVTEPIKFTVTPYEPVSSTLYLIGDASPNGWDANNAIEMTPDENDPTTFTYQGTLKAGNLKFITTLGSFLPSYQKGKDDNTLVYRTDDTQPDDQFTIAEDGIYIVKLNLVDLTISITKQPGPQYDKLYLVGDATPNGWDIANATPMVQNPDNLFQFTYDGVLTPGEFKIPVNTNTDWNQDMYMRDPSDSTKIYLHNGGDPDDNKWTIYNENQYHVMVDLKKMTITIEPLKLYIVGSATSIGWDITNAIELTQDPNNWYIFTFQGDLGEGEFKFPVNRNSDWGQDMYMMDPNDPTKMYRHIGGDPDDSKWTISAADAGTYTLTLNVQDLTIDIQKQ, encoded by the coding sequence ATGAAAAAATTCAATATCCATATATTTCAGCGGAAACGAGCCGGGTTAAATATTGGCTATTTGACGCTGGTCGTTTTGTTAGGTATATCCTCGGTGTTCATGATGAACTCATGTACCAAGGACGAGCCGGTTAATATTACTATGGGAGAACCGGTAGCCATATCAACATCAGCCGACAATGTTGTGCTTTCGCAGAAGAATGACGCCAACGTAGCGGTAAGCATTAACTGGACAACCGGCAGTAATCAGGGAACAGGGAGTTCCATTTCCTACACGCTCGATATTGATCAGGATGGCAACGGATTTGCCAATGCCAAATCGTACAACATGGGTAAAGCGGTATATAAGAGAGACTTTACTGTGGCAGAGCTGAATGATCTGCTGTTGAATTACTGGGGAATTCAACCGGGTACAGCCGTTAGTTTGGAAGCCCGCGTCACCGCTAAGATAGCTAATGAAAATGTACCGGATGATGTGACTGAACCCATTAAATTCACGGTAACACCCTACGAACCGGTATCCAGTACCCTTTACCTGATTGGAGACGCTTCGCCTAACGGCTGGGACGCCAACAATGCAATAGAGATGACACCGGATGAGAACGATCCGACTACCTTTACCTATCAGGGAACATTGAAGGCCGGAAATCTGAAGTTCATTACTACATTAGGTTCGTTCCTTCCTTCGTACCAAAAAGGGAAAGATGACAACACCCTCGTGTACCGGACAGATGACACACAGCCGGACGATCAGTTTACCATTGCAGAAGATGGTATATACATTGTGAAACTGAATCTGGTTGATTTGACGATCAGCATTACCAAACAACCCGGTCCTCAATATGATAAGCTCTACCTGGTTGGTGATGCCACGCCAAATGGCTGGGATATTGCAAATGCCACCCCAATGGTGCAAAATCCTGATAATCTCTTCCAGTTCACCTACGATGGAGTTCTGACTCCCGGAGAGTTTAAAATTCCTGTGAATACAAACACCGACTGGAATCAGGATATGTACATGCGTGATCCATCCGATTCAACGAAGATCTATCTGCACAACGGAGGAGATCCCGATGACAATAAATGGACGATTTACAATGAAAACCAGTACCACGTAATGGTTGATTTGAAGAAAATGACCATTACTATCGAGCCGTTGAAACTCTACATTGTGGGATCGGCAACTTCCATTGGATGGGATATCACCAATGCGATTGAATTGACGCAGGACCCGAACAACTGGTATATTTTCACATTCCAGGGAGATTTGGGAGAAGGTGAATTCAAATTTCCGGTCAACCGGAATAGTGATTGGGGCCAGGATATGTACATGATGGATCCGAATGACCCAACCAAAATGTACCGTCACATCGGTGGCGATCCGGATGATAGTAAGTGGACTATTTCGGCAGCCGATGCGGGAACATATACCCTTACGCTCAATGTACAGGATTTAACCATCGATATTCAAAAACAGTAG
- a CDS encoding RNA polymerase sigma factor, with translation MQRNLDAEIWERFKRGDEEAFSYIFDTYHLALCEYGQRFTSDEFLVRDSIQDVFFELARKKDRLSPTDNILFYLLKSLRIKIFANIRKSHRIAETELDDERIDAFRLSYSTEVNPEEKELRLDLVADALNQLPPRLKETIYLKFYKNLSNKEVAEVMQVNYQSVGNSVQKAIAKLKKILDTSSESILLFLQTAIL, from the coding sequence ATGCAACGAAATCTGGATGCAGAAATCTGGGAGCGCTTTAAACGTGGCGATGAAGAAGCCTTTTCCTACATTTTCGACACGTACCACCTGGCGTTGTGTGAGTACGGACAGCGTTTCACGTCCGATGAGTTTTTGGTTCGCGATAGCATACAGGATGTTTTTTTCGAATTGGCCCGAAAAAAGGATCGACTCTCTCCCACTGATAACATCCTTTTTTACTTACTGAAATCTCTGCGAATAAAGATTTTTGCCAACATCCGGAAGTCTCACAGAATAGCCGAAACAGAACTGGATGATGAACGTATCGACGCGTTCCGATTGAGTTATTCAACGGAAGTTAATCCGGAAGAAAAAGAGCTTCGCCTTGATTTGGTAGCTGATGCGCTCAATCAACTTCCTCCTCGTCTGAAAGAAACCATTTACCTGAAATTTTATAAAAACCTGTCGAATAAAGAGGTGGCGGAAGTAATGCAGGTGAATTATCAATCGGTTGGCAACAGTGTTCAGAAAGCGATAGCTAAGCTGAAAAAAATATTAGATACTTCTTCGGAATCCATTTTATTATTTCTGCAGACAGCAATCCTCTGA